aaaaaaaaaacaaataagacTATATATTTGGAATTATTTATTCATACGGGTTGGTCATGACACAATATAATTTCCCAAAACCATAACCTATAATATTGTAACCTAAttggaataaaaaaaaaaattgtagagAACATAGATAACAATTACTGATAATCTCCATCTCATCTCTAAATTCAAGTATATACAACCAAATTAAAGTATATCAAATAGATGCATACTAGCTGAATTCTAACAATATCCATCCATAAGCTGTGTAATGAGAAGTTGCACTTAAATAATATTAACGTAGATATATTTATCAATACATATAAGATCTGTTATTAATATCGTTTTCATCTACATGATTCCTCTCTCAAGTCTTCcacaaatataataaatatttgaaaaaataataatttattatgttTGATAAATGTTACAACGTGAGAATCTCAGCAATTTTAGTCTAGAATTTTGTCGCGGCGAATGTCTTTCCCGTTTCGGAACGCTGTGCGGACCGTTTTATGATGGCAAACCATGTGTAATAGAAAGTGCAACTAGATTTAAACCAAGAATTCCAATGTTGGTTTGTATCTAATCTACCAAATTTCTGAGGTTTTACAAGTCTAATAATAAGGAATGCATCTTTGTTAGAATTAGAAGCCGCATTTCTGCTGCTACAAAAGCTCCACTCATCAGAACCGTTCACGCAGCTCCCGCACTTCCCCACAGTTCTCACGCTCTCGATCAGCTCCTCCGTCTTCTCCTCCTCCTCCAAAATCTCCATCAACTGCTCCGGGCTAATAACTAACTTCACTTTCCAAAACCCACGGGCCCCCGCCGACTTCTTCGTGAACCCAGCTGGGCTATGAAACGACATCCTGTACGGCGCCGCCGCACCAGGTTGATCGCTGTTAGATCTCACGTGCCCCAACCTCGCCGCCTTTGATCCAGTACTGCCGCTCGTGACGATGTTGCCCAGCAGCGGAAGCAAGTGGTAAGACTCTCCGGCGGTGAGGAGTTGGCTGTGGGGTAACGGCTTCCAGAAGAGGTCGTGGCTCTGGAATATCCCGTGACCGGGAAACTCGTCTGTGATGGATTCCGCCGTCACTGGGGTGTGGAATTCCATTACGCCGCCGTTTAAAGTCGTAACTTTGATAACGGCCGACTTGTCGCCTTCTCCCATCCCTCCGATCAAGCAATTCCCCATATATATTATCTGGATTGTTCCTGTATGACATACATTTGTGTGGTATTTATTTGCAGGTAAAGTGATGGAAGCATTGTAACTTTTACTCCTTTACTGGACATCATGATGATGATGAAAGGTAAAGtagtaaataaaaatataagaacaaaaaataaaaatcactcTTCTCCGGAATAAAATGTctgtttttttattaatt
This genomic interval from Primulina eburnea isolate SZY01 chromosome 16, ASM2296580v1, whole genome shotgun sequence contains the following:
- the LOC140817066 gene encoding uncharacterized protein; protein product: MGNCLIGGMGEGDKSAVIKVTTLNGGVMEFHTPVTAESITDEFPGHGIFQSHDLFWKPLPHSQLLTAGESYHLLPLLGNIVTSGSTGSKAARLGHVRSNSDQPGAAAPYRMSFHSPAGFTKKSAGARGFWKVKLVISPEQLMEILEEEEKTEELIESVRTVGKCGSCVNGSDEWSFCSSRNAASNSNKDAFLIIRLVKPQKFGRLDTNQHWNSWFKSSCTFYYTWFAIIKRSAQRSETGKTFAATKF